A genomic region of Cyanobacteria bacterium FACHB-DQ100 contains the following coding sequences:
- a CDS encoding cyclic nucleotide-binding domain-containing protein, with protein MEKRTYSPGETIYCEGDESESVYLIKAGKVEIIDTYPETGNVVSKSLGVGKVFGEVEIIDRKPRSSTVKAVEPLKLLVFSHTEILDILFRRPEDSLVMARDTFDRLRQLYSTDSLESEMAKLREEMHETIKKAVVSHEARVVKSHNGMAAIGIPIVLLVAIVVGIQIYLH; from the coding sequence ATGGAAAAGCGCACCTATTCGCCGGGTGAAACGATTTACTGTGAAGGAGACGAAAGCGAATCAGTCTATCTAATTAAGGCTGGTAAAGTTGAAATCATTGATACTTATCCTGAGACGGGGAATGTTGTCTCGAAGTCTCTGGGTGTTGGTAAAGTGTTCGGAGAGGTTGAAATCATTGATCGCAAGCCCCGATCGTCCACTGTTAAAGCTGTAGAACCCTTAAAGCTTCTGGTCTTCAGTCACACCGAAATTTTAGATATTCTATTTCGTCGTCCTGAAGATAGCTTAGTGATGGCTCGTGATACCTTCGATCGCTTGCGGCAACTCTACAGTACAGATAGTCTAGAGTCGGAAATGGCTAAGCTGCGCGAGGAGATGCACGAGACGATTAAAAAAGCGGTCGTTAGCCATGAAGCCCGTGTTGTGAAAAGTCATAACGGAATGGCAGCGATCGGAATTCCAATCGTGTTATTGGTTGCGATCGTGGTGGGA